One stretch of Chryseobacterium indologenes DNA includes these proteins:
- a CDS encoding porin, producing MKKLLIIFSVMVMQYCYSQDTISIKKNPEENSSEKNPLDIGELKIKLNSKGDQWIKFGISSQIWLRNIENNPGTSVNGVPQEQTYDAGIRRMRLTIQSQVTPFYSVFLQMGINNQNFISGGGTGTGNNGAGKKAPFFFHDAYNELAIIPRNNFQTGKPNKNNLYLGAGLHSWNGVSRLTNASTTKMLAGDLPIFNFPSIEIADQFSRQLGVFVHGEFDRLNYRFSVNKPFATNLKPVVGGPAVDNNQSGELSYSGYAFYQFFNKETTVTSFLSGNNLAAKKVLNIGAGFYTSKDATQSQPSENVFASHPSNTFGADIYSEIPLGNKAKEMGLTFYSVFYNYNYGPNYLRMSGLLNPGTQDPAFIGQRALEGAGNNRVLMGTGNIWFSQAGFVIPKFSNVLKIQPFFNYALKNMEALNQSGSYYDVGANFYLYGQNARIVAQYSSRPLYDITSKTIFDRKGEFLLSLQIVL from the coding sequence ATGAAAAAACTGCTCATTATTTTTAGTGTAATGGTCATGCAATATTGCTATAGCCAAGATACAATCAGTATCAAAAAAAATCCTGAAGAAAACTCTTCTGAGAAAAATCCTCTGGATATCGGAGAGCTTAAAATCAAGCTCAACTCCAAAGGCGATCAATGGATAAAGTTTGGTATTTCCAGCCAGATCTGGCTTCGGAATATAGAAAATAATCCAGGAACCAGTGTGAATGGAGTTCCCCAGGAGCAAACATACGATGCCGGAATCAGGAGAATGAGATTAACGATTCAAAGTCAGGTAACTCCTTTTTATTCCGTTTTCTTACAAATGGGTATTAACAATCAGAATTTCATCTCAGGTGGAGGAACCGGAACAGGAAACAACGGAGCCGGAAAAAAAGCACCTTTCTTTTTCCATGATGCTTATAACGAACTGGCTATTATTCCAAGAAATAATTTTCAGACAGGAAAACCCAATAAGAATAACCTTTATTTGGGAGCAGGTCTGCATTCCTGGAATGGGGTCAGCCGTCTTACCAATGCCAGTACAACCAAAATGCTTGCAGGGGATCTTCCTATTTTCAATTTTCCTTCTATTGAAATTGCCGATCAGTTTTCAAGGCAACTGGGAGTGTTTGTCCATGGAGAATTTGACAGACTTAACTACAGGTTCAGCGTCAACAAACCTTTTGCTACCAATCTAAAGCCGGTAGTTGGAGGTCCTGCAGTAGACAATAACCAAAGTGGAGAATTGTCTTATTCGGGATATGCATTTTACCAGTTTTTTAATAAAGAAACTACAGTCACCTCTTTTTTATCCGGAAATAACCTTGCAGCTAAAAAAGTCCTGAATATCGGTGCCGGTTTCTACACCAGCAAAGATGCTACACAGAGCCAGCCTTCAGAAAATGTTTTTGCATCCCATCCATCCAACACTTTTGGAGCTGATATTTATTCAGAAATACCTTTGGGAAATAAAGCTAAAGAAATGGGGCTTACCTTCTATTCAGTATTTTACAATTACAATTACGGACCTAATTACTTAAGGATGAGCGGGCTTCTCAATCCCGGCACTCAGGACCCTGCATTCATTGGCCAAAGAGCATTGGAAGGTGCCGGAAATAACAGGGTTTTGATGGGAACAGGAAATATCTGGTTTTCCCAGGCAGGTTTTGTTATTCCAAAATTCAGCAATGTCTTAAAAATTCAGCCCTTTTTCAACTATGCTCTTAAAAATATGGAAGCGCTCAACCAAAGCGGAAGCTATTACGATGTGGGTGCTAATTTTTATTTATATGGTCAAAATGCAAGAATTGTTGCTCAGTATAGCAGCAGACCATTATATGATATCACCTCCAAAACTATTTTTGACAGAAAAGGTGAATTTCTACTGTCTCTTCAAATTGTACTTTAA
- a CDS encoding outer membrane beta-barrel protein: protein MKKTIYTICFLCGILAFSQEVKNDSVSTSRTKELQEVIVKAQRKKQFADKAVYTFEKEALEKARYAKDLLGTLPELQLDPVSNTIMSTKGGTALFLINGIEATDLQIRSVAPSEVVKVEYYDIPPARWATRADIVVNILTKSTETGYVFGAQAFSALDTGFVNSSAYANYTKGKNDIGFEYEINVRDYTDRRVNSIYDYQLDDSHYRSNENRKDHFGYTYQNIALRYTRLVPDDYVFQAKLNMNIFSRFSKGTGQSVFTVDNTVEEHSMFKNNGSEYVIPKLDLYYSKKIGTKDELSINAVGSDYTTNTWETAKEWVIGTGVSVYDNDMVLKAKQTSFVGELAHVHDFVAGKLSSGYRISRSSIANDLNNLSGYSQYQVTYLEQYFYSEFSGKIDKFSYRIGAGLTNIHNKSAENTFDEWSFTPKLVLGYQVKNNQSLRFTSSYKPISPWSSALSSNVVQLAPNIVQKGNPFLTSQQKWANSLTYSLNNKYFDFNANVFYSYTNRIINQYYVLDDVFGGYALTYENGKHAQQYGVQLTGSYKPFGNNLLVIKVALTPTSEMVRTSTGAVIKNDYFGNYFVVSSEYKNFSAQYQFNIPTYSLSGAFLNTNENQNHIFINYKHKNLTFSTGMYWIGMPSEYKTKSLPESLVDYKIHTQIMNNKSMFVLGLSYDFSKGKKTEIQKKLNNDTAPAATF, encoded by the coding sequence ATGAAAAAAACAATATATACCATCTGCTTTCTTTGTGGGATACTGGCTTTTTCGCAGGAGGTAAAAAATGACAGCGTAAGTACTTCCAGGACAAAAGAACTACAGGAAGTCATTGTAAAAGCCCAGCGTAAGAAACAGTTTGCTGATAAAGCGGTGTACACTTTTGAGAAGGAAGCGCTGGAAAAAGCACGGTATGCAAAGGATTTGCTGGGTACACTTCCCGAACTGCAGCTAGATCCGGTTTCCAATACCATCATGAGTACAAAGGGAGGAACTGCTTTATTTCTCATCAATGGAATTGAAGCTACAGACCTTCAGATCAGAAGTGTTGCTCCCAGTGAAGTGGTGAAAGTAGAGTATTATGATATTCCGCCGGCAAGATGGGCAACAAGGGCTGATATTGTAGTGAATATTCTGACAAAATCTACTGAAACAGGATATGTTTTTGGTGCACAAGCTTTTTCAGCACTGGATACAGGTTTTGTAAATTCATCTGCCTATGCTAATTATACTAAGGGTAAAAATGATATAGGTTTTGAATATGAAATTAATGTAAGGGATTATACTGACAGAAGAGTCAACAGTATCTATGATTATCAGCTTGATGACAGTCATTATCGTTCTAATGAGAATAGGAAAGATCATTTTGGGTACACCTATCAGAATATAGCATTACGTTATACCCGTTTGGTCCCTGATGATTATGTTTTTCAGGCAAAATTAAATATGAATATTTTCAGTCGGTTTTCAAAAGGGACCGGACAAAGTGTTTTTACAGTAGATAATACTGTTGAAGAGCATTCAATGTTTAAAAATAATGGATCAGAGTATGTGATACCGAAGCTGGATCTTTACTATTCTAAAAAAATAGGAACAAAGGATGAGCTAAGCATTAATGCTGTAGGTTCCGATTATACTACTAATACTTGGGAAACAGCTAAGGAATGGGTGATAGGAACTGGTGTTTCTGTATATGATAATGATATGGTTTTGAAAGCAAAGCAAACTAGTTTTGTAGGTGAATTAGCCCATGTTCATGATTTTGTAGCGGGAAAACTTTCATCAGGATATCGTATTTCCAGATCTTCAATAGCAAATGATCTGAATAACCTTTCCGGATATTCTCAATATCAGGTTACTTATCTGGAGCAATATTTCTATAGTGAATTTTCAGGGAAAATAGATAAGTTTAGTTATCGTATTGGAGCAGGATTAACTAATATTCATAATAAAAGTGCAGAAAATACTTTTGATGAATGGTCCTTTACCCCCAAACTAGTGCTGGGGTACCAGGTTAAAAATAACCAAAGTCTTCGTTTTACAAGCAGCTATAAACCGATAAGTCCATGGAGTAGTGCGCTTAGCAGTAACGTTGTACAGTTAGCTCCCAATATTGTACAGAAAGGAAATCCTTTTCTTACATCTCAGCAGAAATGGGCTAACAGTCTTACTTATTCATTGAATAATAAGTATTTTGATTTTAATGCCAATGTATTTTATTCTTATACAAACCGGATTATCAATCAGTATTATGTACTGGATGACGTATTTGGAGGATATGCGCTTACTTATGAAAATGGCAAACATGCCCAGCAGTACGGAGTTCAGCTTACAGGTTCATATAAACCTTTTGGAAATAATCTTTTAGTGATAAAAGTTGCTTTAACTCCTACTTCTGAAATGGTGAGAACAAGTACAGGGGCTGTGATTAAAAATGACTATTTCGGAAATTATTTTGTGGTGTCTTCGGAATATAAAAATTTCTCAGCCCAATATCAGTTTAATATTCCAACATATAGTCTTAGTGGAGCTTTTTTGAATACCAATGAAAACCAGAATCATATTTTTATCAACTATAAACATAAAAATCTGACTTTTTCTACGGGAATGTACTGGATAGGGATGCCTTCGGAATATAAGACAAAAAGCCTGCCTGAAAGTTTAGTGGATTATAAAATTCATACACAAATCATGAATAATAAATCTATGTTTGTACTAGGATTGAGCTATGATTTTTCTAAAGGAAAGAAAACTGAGATCCAGAAAAAACTAAATAATGACACTGCTCCTGCCGCTACTTTTTAA
- a CDS encoding class I SAM-dependent methyltransferase: MNSADKKKHWENVYETKNPDQVSWTQAQPHTSLDFIHSFGLGKDAKIIDVGGGDSNLVDFLLEEGYENITVLDISARALEKAKERLGDNADKVKWITTDITAFEPTETYDIWHDRAAFHFLTTPEQVSTYIDIAERNINNFLVLGTFSKNGPTKCSGLDIQQYDEESLSEKFEAGFEKIKCITQDHTTPFETTQNFIFCSFKKH, encoded by the coding sequence ATGAATTCTGCCGACAAAAAAAAACATTGGGAAAATGTGTATGAAACCAAAAATCCAGACCAGGTAAGCTGGACTCAGGCCCAACCTCATACGTCTCTTGATTTCATTCATTCTTTTGGATTGGGTAAAGATGCTAAAATCATTGACGTTGGTGGTGGAGATAGTAATCTGGTTGATTTTCTGCTTGAAGAAGGCTATGAAAATATTACCGTATTGGATATTTCTGCCAGAGCATTGGAAAAAGCAAAAGAGAGACTGGGAGACAACGCAGATAAAGTAAAATGGATCACTACAGACATTACAGCATTTGAACCCACTGAAACCTATGATATCTGGCATGACAGAGCTGCCTTTCATTTCTTGACAACTCCGGAGCAGGTTTCAACCTACATTGATATCGCAGAGAGAAATATAAACAATTTTTTAGTGTTAGGAACTTTTTCTAAAAATGGTCCTACTAAGTGTAGTGGTCTGGATATTCAGCAATATGATGAGGAATCTTTATCTGAAAAATTTGAAGCAGGTTTTGAAAAAATAAAATGCATTACACAAGATCATACTACACCTTTTGAAACCACTCAAAACTTTATTTTCTGCAGTTTTAAAAAGCACTGA
- a CDS encoding MFS transporter: MNTTPITTAQRIKAIVGGSIGNLVEWYDWYAYAAFAIYFSNSFFPDSDLNAQLMNTAGIFAVGFLMRPIGGWLFGSIADKIGRKKAMTLSVLLMSFGSLLIALTPTYETIGILAPILLLIARLLQGLSVGGEYGVSATYLSEMATEDRRGFYSSFQYVTLIGGQLIALGIQLILQKLLLTETQLENWGWRIPFVIGAMLSIIALYLRANLHETEAFENKKEINEKKKGTIKELLKHPKALLTVIGLTLGGTLAFYTYTTYMQKFLVNTVHLTKEESTLISFISLFIFACLQPVFGGLSDKIGRRPLLLGFGVLGTLCTVPLLTALSTTTSMWTAFFLIMAALIIVSGYTSINAVVKAELFPSEIRALGVGLPYAITVAVFGGTAEYIALWFKKIGSEEYFYWYITGCILFSLVVYIGMKDTKNTSTLDKD, from the coding sequence ATGAATACTACTCCAATTACTACTGCTCAAAGAATCAAAGCCATCGTGGGAGGATCTATAGGAAATCTCGTAGAATGGTATGACTGGTATGCCTACGCCGCTTTTGCCATTTACTTTTCAAATTCTTTTTTCCCGGACTCCGACCTTAATGCCCAATTGATGAATACCGCAGGAATTTTTGCTGTTGGTTTCCTCATGCGTCCTATCGGAGGATGGTTATTTGGAAGTATCGCCGACAAAATCGGAAGAAAGAAAGCAATGACTCTTTCGGTATTGCTGATGTCATTTGGATCTCTTCTTATTGCCCTTACTCCAACCTATGAAACCATAGGAATTCTGGCTCCTATCCTCCTTTTAATTGCAAGGTTATTACAGGGGCTCAGTGTGGGTGGAGAGTATGGGGTTTCAGCAACGTATCTCAGCGAAATGGCTACGGAAGACAGAAGAGGCTTTTACTCAAGCTTCCAATATGTAACCCTGATTGGTGGACAGCTGATTGCGCTGGGGATTCAGTTGATTTTACAGAAATTATTGTTGACAGAAACTCAACTGGAAAACTGGGGATGGAGAATTCCCTTTGTCATCGGCGCTATGCTTTCTATTATAGCATTATATCTTCGTGCTAATCTTCACGAAACAGAAGCTTTTGAAAACAAAAAAGAAATTAATGAAAAGAAAAAGGGGACCATTAAAGAGCTTCTCAAACATCCTAAGGCTTTGCTTACTGTGATAGGTCTTACATTGGGAGGAACGCTGGCATTTTATACGTATACTACGTATATGCAGAAATTCCTGGTCAATACAGTACACCTTACTAAGGAAGAATCTACCCTTATTTCTTTTATCTCGTTATTTATATTTGCCTGCCTTCAGCCTGTATTCGGAGGTCTGTCTGACAAAATAGGAAGACGCCCACTCCTTCTGGGCTTTGGTGTATTGGGAACACTGTGTACCGTTCCGCTTCTCACCGCACTAAGTACAACCACTTCCATGTGGACTGCCTTTTTTCTGATCATGGCTGCATTGATCATTGTGAGTGGATATACCTCCATTAATGCCGTGGTAAAGGCAGAACTTTTTCCTTCTGAAATCAGAGCGTTGGGTGTAGGTTTACCCTATGCTATTACGGTAGCCGTGTTTGGTGGAACTGCAGAATATATTGCCCTCTGGTTTAAAAAAATTGGTTCTGAGGAATACTTCTATTGGTATATTACAGGCTGTATCTTATTTTCTCTTGTGGTATACATTGGAATGAAGGATACTAAAAATACATCAACACTGGATAAAGATTAA
- a CDS encoding sensor histidine kinase, which yields MNLSFRFARAFTILVFFVLITGFAILYFAFERATMRSAILKLEDLNAYVANKLEQNPNYDYLTAHHRQTQVKILPFTSQVTKEKIIEEKYIWNKSIQSYINKITVVTYPVIHQKKYAIKSVRYITIIENDFLISLIMVVAWIMVFLIILTIIVSVLVSKKILEPFYHAIDEIKKFRLKDNRPMNLMETQTEEFKSLNTFLIKMSESSKKDYHLLEELSENTSHELQTPLASIKGKIELLMDSELSENQLITLSSMNDELDRLSSINQSLILLAKLDHFEKTDSQLINFSELLKARLQYFEDLFEIQNLTLIQEIQEEVFLNFDTNLASIVINNLINNSKRHNIDHGKISVVLTETYLQISNTGNPPTISTEELFKRFKRGNPNQNSIGIGLALVKKILEIYNAEISYHFENNLHVIRIDFSKQNTD from the coding sequence ATGAATTTAAGTTTCCGCTTTGCCAGAGCATTCACCATTTTAGTATTCTTCGTCCTTATCACTGGATTTGCTATACTTTATTTTGCTTTTGAAAGAGCAACCATGCGATCTGCCATTCTCAAGCTCGAGGATCTGAATGCTTATGTGGCCAATAAACTGGAACAGAATCCTAACTATGATTATCTTACTGCACACCATCGGCAAACCCAGGTCAAAATTCTTCCATTTACGTCCCAGGTCACTAAAGAAAAAATAATTGAAGAAAAATATATCTGGAATAAAAGCATTCAGTCATACATCAACAAGATTACTGTAGTTACCTATCCTGTCATTCATCAAAAAAAATATGCTATAAAAAGTGTACGGTACATTACCATTATTGAAAACGATTTTCTGATCAGTCTTATCATGGTTGTTGCATGGATTATGGTTTTCCTTATTATTCTCACTATTATTGTCAGCGTTCTGGTTTCCAAAAAAATACTTGAACCGTTTTATCACGCAATCGATGAAATCAAAAAATTCAGATTGAAAGACAACCGTCCTATGAACCTGATGGAAACCCAGACAGAAGAATTTAAATCATTGAATACATTTCTCATAAAAATGTCTGAAAGCTCTAAAAAAGACTATCATCTATTGGAGGAACTATCAGAAAATACTTCTCATGAGCTTCAAACTCCTTTAGCTTCCATCAAAGGAAAAATAGAACTCCTTATGGACAGTGAACTCTCGGAAAACCAACTCATCACCCTTTCTTCAATGAATGATGAGCTGGACAGGCTTTCATCTATCAATCAGTCTCTGATCCTTTTAGCCAAACTGGACCATTTTGAAAAAACCGATTCACAACTTATCAATTTTTCAGAACTACTGAAAGCCCGATTGCAGTATTTTGAAGATCTGTTTGAAATTCAGAACCTGACCCTGATACAGGAAATTCAAGAAGAGGTATTTCTTAATTTTGATACCAATTTAGCTAGTATTGTTATCAATAACCTCATCAATAATTCTAAACGACATAATATCGATCACGGAAAAATCTCCGTAGTCCTTACAGAAACTTATTTACAGATTTCAAATACCGGAAATCCCCCTACCATCTCTACGGAGGAATTATTTAAAAGATTCAAGCGTGGAAACCCTAATCAAAACTCCATTGGGATCGGTTTGGCACTGGTGAAGAAGATTTTGGAGATTTACAACGCAGAGATATCTTATCATTTCGAGAACAACCTCCATGTAATACGTATCGATTTCTCAAAACAAAACACTGATTAA
- a CDS encoding RNA polymerase sigma factor — protein sequence MVFEDIYEFYWQKIFRLCMGYVNDTDLAQDLAQETFIIVWQQLPKFRNESSVGTWIFRIASNNCLRQIEKEKRFSKTDLPINLEEKKQESMEPQIQLLYQFISELPETDRIIISLELEEVKQAEIAQITGLSESNIRVKIHRIKEQLTQKFKHNGH from the coding sequence ATGGTATTTGAGGATATTTACGAATTCTACTGGCAAAAGATATTCCGCTTATGCATGGGATATGTTAATGATACCGATCTGGCCCAGGACCTGGCTCAGGAAACCTTTATCATTGTTTGGCAGCAACTCCCGAAGTTCAGAAATGAATCCAGTGTCGGAACATGGATCTTCAGAATTGCTTCCAACAATTGTCTCAGGCAGATTGAAAAGGAAAAAAGATTTTCAAAAACAGATCTCCCCATCAATCTGGAAGAAAAAAAACAGGAATCTATGGAGCCCCAGATACAACTACTCTATCAGTTTATTTCAGAGCTTCCGGAAACGGACAGGATTATTATATCGCTGGAACTGGAAGAGGTAAAACAAGCAGAAATAGCTCAGATTACAGGTCTTTCCGAGTCTAATATCCGCGTAAAGATTCATAGGATTAAAGAACAATTAACACAAAAATTTAAACACAATGGACACTAA
- a CDS encoding response regulator transcription factor, with the protein MKILIIEDHKELAANTIDYLKKEDYVCEVASTTKEALEKIELFEYDCILLDLMLPDGNGLDILKHIKNDCPQTSVIIVSAKNSLDTKLTGLDDGADDYITKPFSLPELHSRIKAVLRRRTPEMNHLLTFNEITIDLEAKECKINGVSVNFTKKELHLLIYFINNQNRMLSKQAIASHLWGDYTYSIDNIDFVYQHLKNLRKKILDAGGHDYLHTVYGLGYKWIDQ; encoded by the coding sequence ATGAAAATCCTTATCATAGAAGACCATAAAGAACTTGCAGCGAACACCATAGATTATCTCAAAAAAGAGGATTATGTCTGTGAAGTAGCTTCTACTACAAAAGAAGCTTTAGAAAAAATTGAACTTTTTGAATACGACTGTATTCTTCTGGATCTCATGCTGCCTGACGGTAATGGACTGGATATTTTAAAACATATTAAAAATGACTGCCCACAGACAAGCGTTATTATTGTTTCTGCAAAAAACTCACTGGATACAAAACTGACAGGATTAGATGATGGAGCAGATGATTATATTACCAAACCTTTTTCCCTACCAGAACTTCATTCAAGGATTAAAGCAGTACTGAGAAGAAGAACTCCTGAAATGAATCACCTTCTTACTTTCAATGAAATTACGATAGATCTGGAGGCTAAAGAATGTAAAATCAATGGTGTGTCGGTTAATTTCACTAAAAAAGAACTGCATCTTCTCATCTACTTTATCAACAATCAAAACAGAATGCTCTCCAAGCAGGCTATTGCAAGCCATTTATGGGGAGATTATACCTACAGTATTGATAATATAGATTTCGTTTACCAGCATTTAAAAAATTTACGCAAAAAAATTCTTGATGCAGGCGGACATGATTATCTTCATACAGTTTATGGATTGGGTTATAAATGGATTGATCAATGA
- a CDS encoding DUF3575 domain-containing protein: MKKLILFTSCLLYSVFQAQENSNVSTEKMNIIKTNVTAYAFRNINLSYERAFNQWFSLNVGFGTMPEGKVPFINTFLKDKDEKRFENLRVKATNFTIEPRFYIGKGYGKGFYFAPYYRYSDVSSNTFDFYYDYNGPNGITYQIPLKGQGSTKGNSGGLMVGVQFFLTRSQNLILDFWIAGAHYGSGKGDFTMTSDYILTPDMQAQLKKEIENLDIPFVKYTVDTNANGAKIKVDGPWAGFRSGLSLGYRF; encoded by the coding sequence ATGAAAAAATTAATCCTATTCACTTCATGCCTTTTATATTCAGTATTTCAGGCACAAGAGAACTCAAATGTTTCGACTGAAAAGATGAATATCATCAAGACCAATGTTACCGCGTATGCATTCAGGAATATTAACCTGTCTTATGAAAGAGCTTTTAATCAATGGTTTTCCCTGAATGTTGGTTTCGGAACCATGCCGGAAGGAAAAGTTCCTTTCATCAATACTTTCCTGAAAGATAAAGACGAAAAAAGATTTGAAAACTTAAGGGTAAAAGCTACCAACTTCACTATTGAACCAAGGTTTTACATAGGAAAAGGCTATGGGAAAGGATTTTATTTTGCTCCTTATTACCGGTATTCCGATGTCTCATCCAATACTTTTGATTTCTATTATGACTATAACGGACCGAATGGGATAACCTATCAAATTCCATTGAAAGGCCAGGGAAGTACCAAAGGAAATAGTGGTGGACTGATGGTAGGGGTGCAGTTTTTCCTTACCCGAAGCCAAAATCTGATCCTTGATTTCTGGATTGCAGGAGCTCATTACGGAAGTGGAAAAGGTGACTTTACGATGACGTCAGACTATATCCTTACTCCAGATATGCAGGCACAATTAAAAAAAGAAATAGAAAATCTGGATATCCCATTTGTAAAATACACTGTGGATACCAATGCCAATGGAGCCAAAATAAAAGTAGACGGGCCATGGGCAGGTTTCAGAAGCGGGCTCTCTTTGGGGTATAGGTTTTAA
- a CDS encoding alpha/beta fold hydrolase, producing MILIPGFASSGEVWNETVAKFEKDFTCYTLTMAGFAGAKPDADASFKDWEKGIAAYIKAHNIEKPVIIGHSMGGGLALAIAADYPELAGKIVIVDSLPCLAAITNPNFTSKENNDCSSTINKLTTMTDEDFRKMQTQSIPRLLADTSMQNTVIDWSIQSDRKTFAKMYCDFYNTDLRETIKNIQCPSLILLESYFVFMKPSIEAQYAHLKNTNLQYSTKGLHFIMYDDKEWYFNQLNNFLSSK from the coding sequence TTGATTCTTATTCCGGGATTTGCCTCTTCAGGAGAGGTATGGAACGAAACGGTTGCAAAGTTTGAAAAGGATTTTACCTGCTATACTTTAACCATGGCAGGATTTGCAGGAGCAAAACCTGATGCTGATGCCAGCTTCAAAGATTGGGAAAAAGGAATTGCAGCCTATATAAAGGCTCATAATATTGAAAAGCCTGTTATCATTGGACACAGCATGGGAGGTGGTCTTGCACTGGCTATCGCAGCAGATTATCCTGAGCTGGCAGGTAAAATTGTGATTGTGGATAGTTTACCTTGCCTGGCAGCGATCACTAATCCTAATTTTACGTCTAAAGAAAACAACGACTGCTCATCAACCATTAATAAATTAACAACAATGACCGATGAAGACTTCCGTAAAATGCAGACTCAGTCTATCCCCCGCCTTTTGGCAGATACTTCAATGCAAAATACAGTAATTGACTGGAGCATACAATCTGACAGAAAAACATTTGCTAAAATGTACTGTGATTTTTATAATACTGACCTAAGAGAAACCATCAAAAATATACAATGCCCTTCCCTTATTCTTCTGGAATCTTATTTTGTATTTATGAAACCATCCATTGAGGCCCAGTATGCTCATCTTAAAAATACCAATCTTCAATATTCTACAAAAGGATTACATTTCATCATGTATGATGATAAAGAATGGTATTTTAATCAACTCAATAACTTTTTATCATCGAAGTAA